The region TAGTGTTAGGAGACAATTACTgcaaaaaaatttgtttttattttagcttctAAAGATGGCACAGCTGGAATGCCCAACCTACAACTTTATGATGTGAAAACTGGTACATGTTTTAAGTCTTTCacccagaaaaaaatgcaaaattggtaaacaaatgttttaaaatactaattctttacaaaatattttaaatatcttcattgtataatattttttctcaggTACTCATATAGAAAATAACTTGTCAGACCAAAATCTAGATCTTTAGGGATTTTGTATGTGGGAATGTAATAGAGGAAAAACTTGACCTTTCTTTTGTTTAGTATTTGAATGAAAAAGAATATCTTTCTAGTACAAATTCTATTAGGATCTGACTTGACATcatatttataagtatttttccttaaatagtAAGCAATATCACAAACTTCAACATGTTAATGTGAGGTTACACCTGTCTAAATTTTGttcacattctttcttttcaaCATAGGTGTCCATCTTGGTCAGAAGATGAAACTATCTGTGCCCGAAATGTTAACAATGAAGTTCACTTCTTTGAAAACAACAATTTTAGTATGAAAagatatatgaaataaatttattatgtACTATAAATGTATATAGTTTTATTGCCTTATATGGTATCATAGGGTTCTCCTaaatactgttaatattttaataattgctgttacattaattcatttgaatAACTTTTGTAAGTCTAAGTGCTAACTAAAATTCTataacaaagattttcttttaaaataagcttttattaTCTAATAATTGCTATTAAATTGAGATATTGCATAAAGACATTGCATTAACTCTTTCTGAGATTAGTTGCTGTTGAAATTCTgtgatacaaattttttttaaatgttttattatatagaatttgaaacataaaagtaGACACCTAGTCCCAATAACCTTCAACCCATTGCCAGTCCTACCTCATCCATACATCTCTCTACCTAACAGCTCTCTTACTCTGCTAAGCAGATCCTAGACATAGCATGATTTTTCCTATAAATATCCAGTATGTATCTTTGAAGATTAgggctctttaattttttaaaacttagccacaataccattatcacagaTTATAAAATATCTGGTCAGTGTTCAAATTCTGATAATTgcaaatattataatttttttaaacgtGGCCTCCAAATAAGGTTCCTCACATTGcaaattgatatatatatatatatatcttttaagcTTCTTTTAAGCTATAGGTTCCCTTTCCATCTCTTCCACACTCTGTGTGGGAACAACACAGACCTACACTTGAATTCCTACCCAgtcacttactagctgggtgaccttggtaAGTAATGGGACTGCACAGCTAACTCTCATTGATTTTTATCAGTGGGAGTGCCCCCCCCTTGagatttattattaaagaaacaaGGTTATTTTTCATATACCTTCTCATAGTTAAATTGTGCTACTCTAACCTATCCTATAGTTTAACATGTTCATCTGTCCCCTAAATAGCTACTTGGATCTAGAACTGCTCAGCTTCAGATTCTTCTTTTTTGGGGAGATGAGGGCAAGTCTACCTCATAAGCGGTGCTCAATTCTTTTATCAAGAAGCACATAACATCTTATGGTCTTTAATTTCGTAGGATTAGCTGACATTAATGTTCAATGCCTAGATCCATTATTTCATGAGTGGTTGCCAAATCGGTGATTTTCCaagtctccccacctcccctatCATTTATAAGCTATATTACTTCTATAGAGAAATTCCCCCACCTACTACTTGGTTACCTAGTGGTACTATTTATATAGGAAAGAGCACTGTTCTCTTAAAATCAGTCAGTGGGAGTTAGATGTGCAGTCTCGTTACTTACCAAGGTCTCCCTGCTTGTAAGTGACTGGGTAGGAATTCAAGTGTAGGGCTGTGTTGTCCCCACTCCACCTTCTCTCCACCATGCTGCCTTACCTACATGAGACTACAATGAGTAGTATCCATGTATATTTACATTAATCTTTTATAATGCATTCAGAATTGATCATGTTCCTATTAGCTTCTCTCTTCCATCTaacactattttgttttttttagacaCAATTGCAAATAAATTGCATTTgcaaaaaattaatgattttgtgTTATCACCTGGACCCCAACCATACAAGGTAATTTCTATGTTTTTGTTCATGTGGAATGTTATTAGATTAAACCTTTTCCTGCTTCTTAGTGACTGTAAAAGCATGTCCATCTTAGTTTATATGCCTCAAAAAATGAAGTGATGATTTATATGTCTGTATTTCAGGTGGCTGTCTATGTTCCAGGAAGTAAGGGTGCACCTTCATTTGTTAGATTGTATCAGTACCCCAATTTTGATGGACCTCATGCAGCTTTAGCTaataaaagtttctttaaagCTGATAAGGTTACAATGCTATGGAATAAAAAAGGtatgataattatattttatctcatttagcaAGTATTGAGACATACTCCtgtatgtttagaaaaaaagtatcaatgcttatttaatgaaaatgtgctgttatattttttaatttttttttcttatcagcaTTAGgttaatttgtgttttaattcttAACTAAAGTTTTTACTGTTACAGCTACTGCTGTGTTAGTAATAGCTAGCACAGATGTTGACAAGACAGGAGCATCCTACTATGGAGAACAAACACTGCACTACATTGCAGCGAATGGAGAAAGTGCTGTTGTGCAATTGCGTGAGTATTCCATTCATCTTGTGATAAAACAATAGAGCACTATGCCATAAAGAGGATCTAATCAAATTCTTGATCACATGATAAAgctcaaatattttaatagcctttaaGGTAAAATTTCTCTTAGTTAATAAACTTACAGTCATCCCCACACATAGATTATTTTGACAAAATCCAGTTAATTTAGTTCTGGGGAActtgataaatgaaataatttcattgtAGCAACTCTGGGGACTTACTTATGACAGTAAGTTGGTCTAGTGGGTTTAGCATTGTCTTCAGAACTGAGGAATGTTAccatttcatcttttgttttgaTGAGCTAAATTGCTATAGAATAATACAGTTCTAAAATTCTGGCAacttcttgatttttcattttgaattgaaCATGTAAAAGTAAGATAAACTTCATTATAAAAAAACTATGTATTCCCTTTGAAGTCAGAAAGGAAACAAGGATGACTCCTCTTTCTACTATAATTTAACATTCTGAAAGACCTAGTCAGTGTAACTgatcaaaagaataaatatacaattttgaAAGGAGGAAACAGAATCATATCTGTGCACGTACATGAAGTCACAGTATAAACAGCCACTTAAAAAACATAATGGAAGGAAGGGTCCCATATAGACTAACATAAAGGCGAGAAATAAATAGGACTAATGGgaagaaaacttcaaaacttcTAAGGGACAGAATGTGACCTTTATTAAGAAGAgttttataggggcgcctgagtggctcagttggttaagcatctgccttcaggtcaggttgtgatcccagggtcctggaatcgagtcccacatcaggctccctgctcagcggggagtctgcttctccctctgccactccctctgtttgtactctctctatcaaataaataagtaaaatctttaaaaaaaaaaaagtcttttataaagatgtcatttctctccaaattaacctaaaaattaaaatttagccggtaggtgttttttttttgaactagATAAACTGGTtctaaagttgatttttttcctttttttctaatcttttttctttaatttatttgagagagagagagagagaatgagcaagcatgagtagggggaggggcagagggagagggacaagcagacgccccgctaagcggggagtccaaacacagggctcaatcccaggaccctgagatcatgacgtgagctaaagtcagatgcttaactgactgagccactcccTACCCCAACCATTTTTTCTAatcttaaaagtgaaaaaaagattttctaacaAGGcagaataataaaggaaaagtgaatatataaaatatagatttctaggggcacctgggtggctcagtcagttaagcctctgccttcggctcaggtcatgatcccagggtcttgggatcaagtcccgcatcgggctccctgctcagtgaggagtctgcttctccctctctccctcgcgtgcacttgctctctctctctctctctcaaataaatcttaaaaaaaatatatagatttctACATTGGTGGGAAGAAAAGCCCATAAATTaagcaagacaaacaaaaaattgggGAATAAATTTTTTAGATGGACAAGGGATGAATATGAGAAAGGTGAATTTTGTTAATCTATCAAGTAAATCAGTAAGACCAGAGAAAAATAAGCATAGGACAGTAAGagtccacagaaacagaaacaagattatgtataaatatattaaaaggtgCTTAGTTAGAAATAGGAAGACAAGTGAACAGTTTTTCTTAGTAGCTTGGCACAGATAAAGCATGAGGGAGAGTGAGGGGAAAATATGTACTCAAGAACtgctgatggggcacctgggtggctcagcagaggagcatgtgactcaatcttgggttgtgagttcaaaccccatgctgggggtagagattgcttaaaaaaaaaaaacaaaaaaataaaaccaaaaaaagaatatttaaaaaaaaaaaccttttgataGTATAAAATGGTATAACTTCTCTGAGGGGCATTTTGGCCTTATCGAGTAAATGTACACACCTTTGAGCAGCCAGGTTCACTCCTACAGATGTGTTTGTATACACTCACCATTGAGAATATACAGGAATACAGTACCAGTGGAAGAGCGAGGCAGATCTTAATGTGCTTATGTGGAAAAATCTCTAAGATAGGGTACTAAATGAAACAGCAAAGAACTTtagtgtgagtgtgtatgtgtgtttaagaGAGATGCttaatttcaacaaaaatattctgaaaacacATACAAGGAATAAAATAGAGGGTTGCTTTTTGTAGAGGGTCTTAATTTGTGGTATATCATTTTATTACTATGTGCCTACATTACCTCTTCTGATGAAAACTAGTTTATTAATAGGACTAATGTATGTTTCTATGAGCCTACATTgccaaaatgtttaaaagaaattaagataaagCATTTATCTCCATAGtatgtcatataaaaatattgtaattGTAACATATCTTctaatttttggatttttttttaactgtttgacaTGTTTATGAGTATTATACACTTATAACTTGGCTACTATTGTATTCATGTAATGATTTATTGCTAATTTgggttttgtattctttttctagcAAAAAGTGGTCCCATTTATGATGTCGTTTGGAATTCTAGTTCTACTGAGTTTTGTGCTGTTTATGGTTTTATGCCTGCCAAAGCGACGATTTTCAACTTGAAATGTGATCCTGTGTTTGACTTTGGAACTGGTCCTCGTAATGCAGCCTACTATAGCCCACATGGACATATATTAGTACTAGCTGGATTTGGAAATCTGAGGGGACAAATGGAAGTGTGGGATGTTAAAAACTACAAACTTATTTCTAAACCAGTGGCCTCTGATTCTACCTATTTTGCTTGGTGCCCTGACGGTGAGCATATTTTAACAGCCACGTGTGCTCCCAGGTTACGTGTTAATAATGGGTACAAGATTTGGCATTATACTGGCTCTGTCTTACACAAGTATGATGTGCCGTCAAATGGAGAATTATGGCAGGTTTCTTGGCAGCCATTTTTAGATGGAATATTTCCAGTAAAAACAATAACTTACCAAGCGGTTCCAAGTGATGTACCCAGTGAAGAACCTAAAGTTGCAACAGCTTATAGACCCCCAGCTTTAAGAAATAAGCCAATCACCAATTCCAAACTGGTAAGTAAAGTTTTACTACTTTGGTGGGAAAAGACTTCAGTGTATGGAGTTCTCTAGACCTTTTTCTCATGCATGTTCTTGCATTACTTAGCACCTGATAAGAATATAAACTCTAGAGTAGAAACCATGGAGGACCTACTGCTGAAGATGGTGAACACCTCACATTGTCAAGTTGACAAAGTAGTCAGTTTAAAACAGTTTACATTTTACATCTGTGGGAAAGAGAACAGAGTATGACATACTGGTTTTATAGAGATCACGGACTCAAATTCAGTTGCCTGTCAGGCTAGGCTGGTAATGCAAGGCTTTGGTGACTGGGAGAGAATGGTGAAAGGGAGACACCATGCCCTCTTTAAAGACCATAGTAACTGCACAGCAGCAGCCGATTGTTTCCATAGGAGATTTAGGCCCAGTTTGCCAAAATGTTTGATTTTCCAAGACAAAACAAGTCTGGATGCTTACGtaaaatttctcaatttttaaaacactattgGTCAAACAAAACATACTTGTTTTCCTTAGGCTGTCCGTTCCCATCTGTATCGTAAAGTTAGGACCAGAGCATTGGTCAAATTCTCATCCGCTTTAAAATGTTAGCATTTCGGAGCTCAGGGGAAGCATTTATTAATGACCTGAGTCTCTGGGATGATGTTAAGGAATAAAGTTGCTCTGTAAGAATGAACAGCAATATTATTGGTGTCATAAAGGTGGCCATACAATAGGTGTAAACTGGAACCAAGTAAACAGGGACATATAGTCACTTAAATATTAGGCACTCAGGGAAGTAGATACTTTTTCAGAGGATAAATATTCCTATGCCTCCCTCATGCCACTCCTAgccttctcaaaaacaaaaacaaaagaataaccCTTCTTCCTCCACAAAATCTAGCAGTGGTCTGCAACTTCTTAACTTCACTGAAATGTtctgtttaaacatttttgttgtatTATTTACTAAAAACACATAAAAGTTATGAACAAATTAAGCCCCATTTATGATACTTGGCATTTAGATTAAAATTTGTCTTCTCtctatattaaaattttccttacctaagataaaaacagaagtaACCTCAACATATCCTGCTTTCTAAATATCTATAAGGTAGCACAAGAGGAATAAATTCTGaatcagtatatatttttattctctgattcataaaactaatttgttttgatagggagaggaagagaaatatactttgaaaatagTGATAAAACTTGGTAAGAAAGTCTTAAAGCCAACATTGTTTTAAGATTTCcactaaatttttgtttttgtatgtgacACGGTGATTATGTGATCCTGTCAAATCATTTTAGTTGAAGGAATTACATGCCCAGTGAGAAATTTTTGTTTGTGTCAAATTCCAGAAATGAGCTAAGTGGCAAAAAAATACTGTCAAGAAATTACCAGAAACAAAGACATTCTAGTAAATAACCTCACAAAGGAGGAGGGTTATATAtagtaaaaggggaaaaaaaaaaaaagatgggattctctctcaagaaaaaacttactttttttacaaataaaaattcacatatgAATTACACTGAAGTATTTCTTGGCTTTCCAAAAAAACCCCTTCACTTTTATAATGTATTCATCAAAACAGTCCCATAATAATtgacataaatgaaaaaacaaattttattaataGGGATGAAATTATGTACAGTGGGCACAGTACTAAAGCCTGAAAAGCTCATGATCCCTAGTAGCCATgtggattttttgtgtgtgtctgaaaTGAAAGTCTGTCAGTGACTACATCATGTTCACAGTGTAGAAGACCTTATAATGCATCCTTccttacttcatttttaattgctttgtcatttttttgaagttcttttgACTAGAAACTTCTCACCCAAAGCAAGGTACTGTAGGAGAGCCCACTATGGAAAGAATTTTGATGTATAAAACAAATGTTCAGCAAATACTGCTATGTCTTAACTAACGTTGTATGCAGTGTGGATaacaaagaagtgaaagagaCTTGCCGTCAAGTTGTCTGTTCTACAGGTGTGGGTTCTCAAATACTCAATTACTTCAGGTAgagcatgtacacacacagaacTTTGATGACCTGAAGTAGTTGATGCGGCTAAGATAGTCACAGTAtggtttcttatttcttcctctgtatcTTCAGTGTTTGAGCCCTGCCCATTTCCTCATAGCACTTATAAGTACCCCGTGCATCTGAGGTCTAGTACTTAAGAAGCTTCATGGAGATCTGGTTCTTTTGATGTGCTGAGTATGATAGAGTCTAAGAGAGAGTTAACACTGAGATAGCAGTTTGGAGGGAAATCAGTAAGTAAACATGAACCTGTTAAGAAGCTGTACTTCCATCACACGTGCTCCCTGTTGCCTCAGGCAACTGTGGAGATGACTTAAAcctgtgtatgtgtatttttttattgaaatataactgatACGTAAAATTGCAAgttatttaaagtgtacattatGGTGTTTTGATACAGGTTTACATTATGAGAGGATTCCTCCCATCTAGTTAGTTAATGAATCTGTCAcctcgccttttttttttttgtggcgaAAATATTTGAgttctcagcaaatttcaattatacgaTAGTGTTATCCAccatagtcaccatgttttataCCACCTCCTCCTTGATCCTATCCTTAATTCACCCTTTCTGTTGTGGAATATAGTTGATGGGTGGTTATATAAATATCTCATGATGGAAATGattatctgtttttattattatagtcTGAAATTTTTTGTGGGCCTCTTCATTATGTTAATCCTGGATTTACAGATACGCAGTTACCACTTCctatttggtattttttcttctggtctgttttagtttttaatttgcttttatttttaagcttctaATCTCTGATTTTGCATGTAAAGACCTAGAAGTAATTCTTTGTGCAAAGAAAGCAGATGAGGCAATTGGGTTTCTGTTGGCAGTAGTCAGATCCCGAAAGATCCGGGAAGAAGCTGTTGTTAGTATCTAATTTCATATGAAGCATGTGTCAGTAATAGTACTAAGAAAAGTTCCATTATTTAACACAGCTATACAGTATTTTGCCAGCACTTGTATAACTGAAAGACATCATATATCAACTAATAGGAAGATACTCATTAAATCCATCCTTGACAGTTTGGAGTGTGTCTACTACTGATAGGAGTTTTGAAATATTCTTTGCCAGTGatcttaaatttaataaaatgtttatcccACACCAACAAAATTGTATAATTTGTgataacatgtttttaaaagcatgGATTCCATTTCACAATCGTTTGTTTCACATTTTCCACAGCATGAAGAGGAACCACCTCAGAATATGAAACCACAAGCAGGAAATGATAAGCCATTATCAAAAACAGCCCTTAAAAATCAAAGGAAGCATGAGGCTAAGAAAGCTGCAAAACAGGTATTTGGGACACTAAtctttttgaaacaaaatatgCAAA is a window of Zalophus californianus isolate mZalCal1 chromosome 1, mZalCal1.pri.v2, whole genome shotgun sequence DNA encoding:
- the EIF2A gene encoding eukaryotic translation initiation factor 2A isoform X2 gives rise to the protein MAPSTPLLTVRGSEGLYMVNGPPHFTESTLFSRINVINVTNKGLLHSFDLPKAVCLEFSPKNTVLATWQPYTTSKDGTAGMPNLQLYDVKTGTCFKSFTQKKMQNWCPSWSEDETICARNVNNEVHFFENNNFNTIANKLHLQKINDFVLSPGPQPYKVAVYVPGSKGAPSFVRLYQYPNFDGPHAALANKSFFKADKVTMLWNKKATAVLVIASTDVDKTGASYYGEQTLHYIAANGESAVVQLPKSGPIYDVVWNSSSTEFCAVYGFMPAKATIFNLKCDPVFDFGTGPRNAAYYSPHGHILVLAGFGNLRGQMEVWDVKNYKLISKPVASDSTYFAWCPDGEHILTATCAPRLRVNNGYKIWHYTGSVLHKYDVPSNGELWQVSWQPFLDGIFPVKTITYQAVPSDVPSEEPKVATAYRPPALRNKPITNSKLHEEEPPQNMKPQAGNDKPLSKTALKNQRKHEAKKAAKQEARNEKSPDLAPTPAPQSTPRNTIPQSTSGDPEIDKKIKNLKKKLKAIEQLKEQAAAGKQLEKNQLEKIQKEKALLQELEDLELGI
- the EIF2A gene encoding eukaryotic translation initiation factor 2A isoform X1 — protein: MGFSFRDKMAPSTPLLTVRGSEGLYMVNGPPHFTESTLFSRESGKNCKVYTFSKDGTLFAWGNGEKINVINVTNKGLLHSFDLPKAVCLEFSPKNTVLATWQPYTTSKDGTAGMPNLQLYDVKTGTCFKSFTQKKMQNWCPSWSEDETICARNVNNEVHFFENNNFNTIANKLHLQKINDFVLSPGPQPYKVAVYVPGSKGAPSFVRLYQYPNFDGPHAALANKSFFKADKVTMLWNKKATAVLVIASTDVDKTGASYYGEQTLHYIAANGESAVVQLPKSGPIYDVVWNSSSTEFCAVYGFMPAKATIFNLKCDPVFDFGTGPRNAAYYSPHGHILVLAGFGNLRGQMEVWDVKNYKLISKPVASDSTYFAWCPDGEHILTATCAPRLRVNNGYKIWHYTGSVLHKYDVPSNGELWQVSWQPFLDGIFPVKTITYQAVPSDVPSEEPKVATAYRPPALRNKPITNSKLHEEEPPQNMKPQAGNDKPLSKTALKNQRKHEAKKAAKQEARNEKSPDLAPTPAPQSTPRNTIPQSTSGDPEIDKKIKNLKKKLKAIEQLKEQAAAGKQLEKNQLEKIQKEKALLQELEDLELGI